Proteins found in one Synechococcales cyanobacterium CNB genomic segment:
- a CDS encoding sigma-54-dependent Fis family transcriptional regulator, whose amino-acid sequence MGRERRAGTDRGPCSRSGCRSEWRQVRPVVARQDQTMARVLIIEDEENLRFSMRRALERAGHQVDESATAAGGLAAVEEGVFDALISDVNLGTGADGLSVVKQVRERGFEGAIVVVTGYGSVEGAVTAMKQGADDYLLKPVSLEELGLLLERLLEGRRVQTRLRLYQRLESTREAQRELLGESPAWRETVRLAERLAKLPLPKAEGVSLPTVLLLGETGTGKGLLARHVHRSSESPDAPFVHVNCTALPANLVESELFGHERGAFTDAKTAREGLFEMADGGTIFLDEIGDMPADLQAKLLTVLEEGAFRRVGGSKPRRVRARVIAATNLNLADRVERGEFRRDLFYRLNAFTVTIPTLRERGEDAVLIAREMAARFGRQFGRAGTRLSSEAETAVRGHGWPGNVRELINSVQRAVLLCEGDEIGPATLGLAGVRVGPLKARPIPTQPAAPKQGGLVFDFDNGVHTAEEVEKQLIIQALARTRGNVSRAARLISMQRSSLRYRIERYNLHELVQELTR is encoded by the coding sequence ATGGGTCGGGAGCGGCGGGCTGGAACGGACCGGGGGCCGTGTTCACGCTCAGGTTGCCGCTCGGAGTGGCGGCAGGTACGGCCAGTGGTGGCCAGACAGGACCAGACCATGGCGAGGGTGCTGATCATTGAGGACGAGGAAAACCTGAGATTCTCCATGCGCCGGGCGCTCGAAAGAGCGGGTCACCAGGTCGACGAATCGGCGACGGCCGCGGGAGGGCTGGCGGCTGTCGAGGAAGGCGTGTTCGATGCTCTCATCTCGGACGTGAACCTCGGTACGGGCGCGGACGGGCTTTCCGTCGTCAAACAGGTGCGTGAGCGAGGATTCGAAGGCGCGATCGTCGTCGTCACGGGGTACGGCAGCGTCGAGGGCGCGGTCACGGCCATGAAGCAGGGGGCGGATGACTACCTTCTCAAGCCCGTGAGCCTCGAAGAACTCGGCCTGCTGCTGGAACGCCTGCTCGAGGGGAGGCGGGTCCAGACGAGACTGAGGCTGTACCAGCGGCTCGAATCCACCCGCGAGGCCCAGCGAGAACTGCTCGGCGAAAGCCCTGCGTGGCGCGAGACGGTACGGCTGGCAGAACGGCTGGCAAAGCTGCCGCTCCCGAAAGCCGAGGGCGTCTCGCTGCCGACGGTGCTCCTGCTCGGCGAAACGGGGACGGGGAAGGGACTGCTCGCGCGGCACGTGCATCGCTCGTCCGAGTCGCCGGACGCTCCATTCGTGCACGTCAACTGCACCGCGCTGCCGGCGAATCTCGTCGAGTCGGAGTTGTTCGGACACGAACGTGGGGCCTTCACCGATGCGAAGACGGCACGCGAGGGGCTCTTCGAGATGGCGGACGGCGGCACGATCTTCCTCGACGAGATCGGCGACATGCCCGCGGACCTGCAGGCGAAGCTGTTGACGGTGCTCGAAGAAGGGGCGTTCCGGCGCGTCGGCGGCTCCAAGCCGCGCAGGGTCAGGGCGCGCGTGATCGCCGCGACCAATCTCAACCTCGCCGATCGCGTCGAGCGCGGCGAGTTCAGACGCGACCTCTTCTATCGGCTCAACGCCTTCACCGTGACCATCCCCACGCTGCGCGAGCGAGGCGAGGACGCGGTGCTGATCGCTCGCGAGATGGCGGCGCGGTTCGGGAGGCAGTTCGGTCGCGCTGGAACACGGCTTTCCTCGGAGGCCGAGACCGCGGTGCGCGGGCACGGCTGGCCGGGCAACGTGCGCGAACTGATCAACTCCGTGCAGCGGGCCGTGCTGCTGTGCGAAGGCGACGAGATCGGACCCGCCACGCTGGGACTGGCCGGCGTGCGTGTCGGGCCGCTCAAGGCAAGGCCGATCCCGACTCAGCCTGCCGCACCGAAGCAGGGTGGTCTCGTGTTCGACTTCGACAACGGCGTTCACACCGCCGAAGAAGTTGAGAAGCAGCTCATCATTCAGGCTCTGGCTCGCACGCGGGGCAACGTGTCGCGTGCCGCAAGGCTTATCTCCATGCAGCGGAGCAGCCTGCGCTACCGGATCGAACGCTACAACCTCCACGAGCTCGTGCAGGAGTTGACGCGATGA
- a CDS encoding HAMP domain-containing histidine kinase translates to MTLQRKFAVLLVLLGLTVAANLGAAVWVVNMLDREQREPIEGLTRVLTGMSRVKRSLWDLAEMLDLPVLEGSESEEEFAPPDPNEVQKRFAAFLDRVQREIGHLESGGSYVVRSGISTTRNLRARIELTADEVARWLDHRDEAARERARTNLYELHELIERIEGRLLTDARMAAEYGADLRRRLSFVLGASLVVVVLSAWLAVVLFRRWVLKPVGLLRVAADEIARGNFEHRVPELARDELGLLSREVNDMAQTIANMQAERIERERLAAVGEMARSVAHNIRNPLGGIRSLAELSADELPSDSPVRDHQARIVRTVDRFSAWLNGLLSATTPLELHPVEGEVTGWLESVVETHRAMAQGRGVRLELDVSAAPGSAVFDREHLEQAVVAVLTNALEATPTGGRVQARAFSDGSWWGVIVEDEGGGVPDQLRERIFDPYFTTKPGGSGIGLASVRRVVGQHGGRVWVENRPDGSGAAGWNGPGAVFTLRLPLGVAAGTASGGQTGPDHGEGADH, encoded by the coding sequence ATGACGCTGCAACGAAAGTTCGCGGTGCTGCTGGTCCTGCTGGGGCTGACCGTGGCCGCGAATCTGGGCGCTGCCGTGTGGGTCGTGAACATGCTCGACCGCGAGCAGCGCGAGCCGATCGAGGGCTTGACGCGCGTACTGACCGGGATGAGCCGCGTCAAGCGTTCGCTCTGGGATCTGGCCGAGATGCTCGACCTCCCTGTCCTGGAAGGGAGTGAGTCTGAGGAGGAGTTCGCTCCCCCCGACCCGAACGAGGTACAGAAGCGCTTCGCGGCGTTCCTTGACCGCGTGCAGCGCGAGATCGGCCACCTCGAATCCGGGGGTTCGTACGTCGTGCGCTCCGGCATCAGCACCACGAGGAATCTGCGAGCGAGGATCGAACTGACCGCCGACGAGGTTGCGAGGTGGCTCGATCACCGCGATGAGGCCGCGAGAGAGCGAGCCAGAACGAACCTGTACGAGTTGCACGAGTTGATCGAGCGCATCGAGGGCAGGCTGCTCACGGACGCGCGGATGGCCGCGGAGTACGGCGCCGACCTGCGGCGAAGGTTGTCGTTCGTGCTCGGAGCTTCGCTGGTCGTCGTTGTTCTTTCCGCGTGGCTCGCGGTCGTGCTCTTTCGGCGCTGGGTTCTCAAGCCGGTCGGGCTGCTGCGGGTCGCGGCCGACGAAATCGCCCGCGGGAACTTCGAGCACCGTGTGCCCGAGCTTGCTCGCGACGAACTCGGCCTGCTGAGCCGCGAAGTGAACGACATGGCACAGACGATCGCCAACATGCAGGCCGAGCGGATCGAGCGTGAGCGGCTGGCCGCGGTGGGCGAGATGGCGCGGAGTGTCGCCCACAACATCCGGAACCCGCTCGGCGGCATCCGATCGCTGGCCGAACTCTCGGCGGACGAGCTGCCTTCGGACTCGCCCGTGCGTGACCACCAGGCTCGTATCGTGCGGACCGTGGACCGATTCTCGGCGTGGCTCAACGGGCTGCTGAGCGCAACGACACCCCTCGAACTGCACCCCGTCGAAGGGGAGGTCACGGGTTGGCTGGAGAGCGTCGTCGAGACGCACCGCGCGATGGCCCAGGGGCGCGGTGTTCGGCTCGAACTCGACGTGAGCGCAGCCCCAGGCAGCGCGGTGTTCGATCGAGAGCATTTGGAGCAGGCCGTCGTCGCGGTGCTGACGAACGCGCTGGAGGCGACCCCGACGGGGGGTCGCGTTCAGGCTCGGGCATTCTCGGACGGGTCGTGGTGGGGTGTCATCGTCGAGGATGAGGGAGGGGGAGTGCCGGATCAGTTGCGGGAGCGCATATTCGATCCATACTTCACAACAAAGCCGGGAGGGTCTGGCATCGGTCTTGCCAGTGTCAGGCGTGTCGTTGGACAGCACGGCGGGCGTGTCTGGGTCGAGAACCGCCCCGATGGGTCGGGAGCGGCGGGCTGGAACGGACCGGGGGCCGTGTTCACGCTCAGGTTGCCGCTCGGAGTGGCGGCAGGTACGGCCAGTGGTGGCCAGACAGGACCAGACCATGGCGAGGGTGCTGATCATTGA
- a CDS encoding prepilin-type N-terminal cleavage/methylation domain-containing protein — MHRRGHRVGGRRVGAAVVVRTPRAFTLLELLVSVAIVAVLLGLVVPGLAMSMKSARGFRCQMSLRSVAFDFTVFADDTLHGDRGDDAALGNRFRLSTFQESQYGIDEFWRWEGEETHTVPDESRYDPMRCSEVKGPLTLRRDLPCGKPGAISPSEHVSFGFNSRLHRAEVVSGDGKVKAVYVMLTQDILSQTDVPLAWDVDGALAAQKGVEPVFSAPSLDSQGPYAGDAYWFPGLRHNGSANFAFMDGRVESSRRPLDEDGWRWGYQPIR; from the coding sequence ATGCATCGAAGAGGCCATCGCGTGGGCGGGCGTCGCGTCGGCGCGGCCGTTGTCGTGCGCACGCCGCGGGCCTTCACGCTGCTTGAGCTCCTGGTCAGCGTCGCAATCGTGGCGGTGCTGCTCGGGCTGGTCGTGCCCGGGCTGGCAATGTCGATGAAGTCGGCGCGCGGATTCCGATGCCAGATGTCGCTGCGCAGTGTCGCCTTCGATTTCACAGTCTTCGCCGATGACACGCTGCACGGCGACCGGGGCGACGACGCGGCCTTGGGCAACCGATTCCGGCTGAGCACGTTCCAGGAGAGCCAGTACGGCATCGACGAGTTCTGGCGCTGGGAAGGTGAAGAGACGCACACCGTGCCTGACGAGTCACGCTACGACCCGATGCGGTGTTCTGAGGTCAAGGGGCCTCTGACGCTGCGCCGGGATCTGCCGTGCGGAAAGCCCGGCGCGATCTCGCCTTCCGAGCACGTCTCGTTCGGCTTCAACTCACGGCTGCACCGGGCAGAGGTCGTGAGCGGGGATGGCAAGGTGAAAGCGGTGTACGTGATGCTGACGCAGGACATCCTGTCGCAGACGGACGTCCCGCTGGCGTGGGACGTGGACGGCGCGCTCGCGGCACAGAAGGGGGTCGAGCCGGTGTTCTCCGCGCCCTCGCTGGACAGCCAAGGCCCGTACGCCGGCGACGCGTACTGGTTCCCCGGGCTACGGCACAACGGATCGGCGAACTTCGCGTTCATGGACGGACGGGTGGAGTCGTCGCGCCGACCGTTGGACGAGGACGGCTGGCGCTGGGGCTACCAGCCCATCCGCTAG